In Chloracidobacterium sp., the following proteins share a genomic window:
- a CDS encoding GNAT family N-acetyltransferase yields the protein MNIRLAHRDDTDALVEFNHAMAVETEGKRLDRDRLRPGVEAVFEDENKGFYVVATDANAIVGGLMVTYEWSDWRNAWFWWIQSVYIKPEARGLGLYRRMYEFVKQRAEEAGNVCGFRLYVETDNGHAQRVYDGVGMTRSHYVMFEEESEPPA from the coding sequence ATGAATATCAGGCTCGCACATCGTGACGACACCGACGCGTTGGTCGAATTCAACCACGCGATGGCCGTTGAGACCGAAGGCAAACGGCTCGACCGTGACCGCTTACGGCCGGGCGTTGAGGCGGTCTTTGAGGACGAGAATAAAGGTTTTTACGTCGTGGCGACGGACGCAAACGCCATTGTCGGCGGACTGATGGTCACATACGAATGGAGCGATTGGCGCAACGCGTGGTTCTGGTGGATACAGAGCGTATATATCAAACCTGAGGCCCGCGGACTGGGGCTGTATCGGCGAATGTACGAGTTTGTAAAGCAGCGCGCCGAGGAGGCGGGCAACGTGTGCGGCTTTCGCCTGTATGTCGAGACCGACAACGGCCATGCTCAGCGTGTTTATGACGGCGTCGGAATGACGCGTTCACACTACGTCATGTTTGAGGAGGAGTCAGAACCGCCTGCGTAA
- a CDS encoding phosphoesterase, with the protein MRLRILYHGNCFDGVSSAAVFTKFYRANFASDAVVEYTPVMHRAGNAFDREQFDGDENAIVDFKYCPDERLTWWFDHHQSAFLSKEDEKHFLNDTSGRKFLDTESKSCAEFIARIAKEQFGWEDASLAELVEWAHIIDGALYESPAQCVELRTPALKLMQVIEGEKDPEFVHNIIHRLTEASLTDIVESDELQAKLVPILERHWNTVSLIKERATYDRGVVTFDLSDTGIDGYNKFIPYYFYPETTYNVALTQSEFRTKISVGSNPWSPRPRLHNIAEICERYGGGGHAVVGAVSLKRDDVDLGKQYMAEIIETLRFEN; encoded by the coding sequence ATGCGGCTAAGGATACTCTATCACGGCAACTGTTTCGACGGCGTCTCGTCGGCGGCGGTGTTTACTAAATTCTATCGTGCGAATTTCGCATCTGACGCGGTCGTGGAATACACGCCGGTGATGCACCGGGCGGGCAATGCGTTTGACCGCGAGCAGTTTGACGGTGATGAGAATGCGATCGTCGATTTCAAGTATTGTCCCGACGAACGGCTGACGTGGTGGTTCGATCATCATCAGTCGGCGTTCCTCTCGAAGGAGGACGAGAAGCACTTTTTGAACGACACATCGGGCAGGAAATTCCTCGATACCGAGAGCAAATCGTGTGCGGAATTCATCGCCCGCATTGCCAAAGAACAATTCGGCTGGGAAGATGCCTCGCTCGCCGAGCTGGTCGAGTGGGCACATATCATCGACGGTGCGCTGTATGAGTCGCCCGCCCAGTGCGTAGAATTGCGGACGCCTGCACTCAAATTGATGCAGGTGATCGAGGGCGAGAAAGACCCCGAATTTGTCCACAACATTATCCACCGCCTGACCGAAGCCTCGCTCACCGATATTGTCGAGAGCGACGAGCTCCAGGCCAAGCTCGTTCCCATCCTCGAACGCCATTGGAACACCGTCAGCCTGATAAAAGAACGCGCGACGTATGATCGCGGCGTTGTGACCTTTGACCTGAGCGATACGGGCATCGACGGCTATAACAAGTTTATTCCGTATTATTTCTATCCCGAGACGACCTACAACGTCGCCCTCACGCAAAGCGAATTTCGCACCAAAATATCCGTGGGCTCAAACCCGTGGTCGCCGCGCCCGCGGCTCCACAACATCGCCGAGATCTGCGAGAGATACGGCGGCGGCGGCCACGCCGTGGTCGGTGCCGTCTCGTTGAAACGCGACGACGTCGACCTCGGCAAACAATACATGGCCGAGATCATCGAGACGCTGAGATTTGAGAATTAG
- a CDS encoding PIN domain-containing protein encodes MILPDVNLLIYAYDERAAAHAKAKTWLSGVMDNEQVFLSWHTITAFLRIITNPKISSLPTSLEDAVEIVETWLSRDNVDLISLDKTAWGLYAAALRDVNASGNLVMDAHLAALAMSRGATLASCDRDFRKFDGLKTADPLKA; translated from the coding sequence ATGATACTCCCGGACGTTAACTTGCTGATCTACGCGTACGACGAACGTGCCGCTGCACATGCCAAAGCCAAAACATGGTTATCAGGCGTGATGGATAACGAGCAGGTGTTCCTCAGTTGGCATACGATCACCGCGTTTCTTCGCATCATTACTAACCCTAAGATCTCGTCGCTTCCCACGTCTCTTGAGGACGCTGTTGAGATAGTCGAGACTTGGCTCTCACGTGACAACGTTGACTTAATATCACTAGACAAGACTGCATGGGGGCTCTACGCCGCCGCCCTTCGCGATGTTAATGCATCCGGAAACTTGGTTATGGATGCACACCTCGCGGCCCTCGCAATGTCGCGCGGGGCAACTCTTGCGTCATGCGACCGGGATTTCCGAAAGTTTGACGGACTCAAGACCGCCGACCCGCTCAAAGCATAA
- a CDS encoding amino acid permease: MASSLFRKKSIAQIQADAAVGFGDHEQLVPGQPAGEGVTGLRRSLGTFDLTMLGIAAIVGAGIFAMVGNAANRGGPAVILLFIFAAIACGFAALCYAEFASKIPIAGSAYTYAYASFGELLAWIIGWDLLVEYAIGNIAVAISWSDYFTSLMAANGIHIPLNWTMDFRTAYDGFNAVTSAMTGGGATVESLRAGCEAAEAAVSCGKLDAFEAYLGAPTIGGLPIIADLPALGIVVLITCLVYVGIRESKMASNIMVAVKLAIILLVIGLGAFYVKTDNWSPFMPNGFSGVMSGVAAVFFAYIGFDALSTTAEECKDPYKTLPRGMIYSLVICTVLYVLLALVLTGMVSYTKLAVGDPLAFVFGPEGVNIPWVAGIIAVSAIIAIATVLLVFQLGQPRLWMAMSRDGLLPKIFSSIHPRFRTPWFSTILTGVLVAVPALFMNLTEVTDLSVIGTLFAFVIVCAGVMVKDKEFAGQKRFVPYINSMLIGPALFIIGWGIVMYVNGDAVRSFFTDFTPSAHDIKAGIETAGAVFMHRIPYFVFAVFTLVMAVLCFVKRLTLIPVLGVMCCTYLMTELGWTNWFRFGIWLVIGLVVYFLYSYSHSKLNDRPTEEGPPA; this comes from the coding sequence ATGGCAAGTTCCCTTTTTCGGAAGAAGTCGATTGCACAGATACAGGCTGACGCGGCGGTCGGCTTTGGCGATCATGAGCAGCTTGTGCCGGGCCAGCCTGCGGGCGAAGGCGTGACGGGGCTGAGGCGTTCGTTGGGGACGTTTGACCTGACGATGCTCGGTATTGCGGCGATCGTCGGTGCCGGTATCTTTGCGATGGTCGGCAACGCGGCGAATCGCGGCGGGCCGGCGGTGATCTTGCTGTTCATCTTTGCGGCGATCGCGTGCGGCTTTGCGGCGCTGTGCTATGCCGAGTTCGCGTCAAAGATACCTATCGCGGGCTCGGCATACACGTATGCCTACGCCTCATTTGGCGAGCTGCTGGCGTGGATCATCGGCTGGGACCTGCTCGTGGAATACGCCATCGGCAATATCGCTGTCGCCATATCGTGGAGCGACTATTTTACAAGCCTGATGGCCGCGAACGGCATTCACATTCCGCTGAATTGGACGATGGATTTTCGCACGGCGTATGACGGATTCAATGCCGTTACGTCCGCGATGACGGGTGGCGGCGCGACCGTCGAATCGCTTCGTGCAGGCTGCGAGGCGGCTGAGGCCGCCGTATCATGCGGCAAGCTCGACGCCTTTGAAGCGTATCTTGGCGCACCGACCATCGGTGGCCTGCCGATCATTGCCGACCTGCCGGCTCTTGGCATCGTCGTGCTGATCACTTGCCTCGTTTATGTGGGCATCCGCGAATCAAAAATGGCGTCGAACATCATGGTCGCCGTCAAGCTCGCGATCATCCTGCTCGTGATCGGCCTCGGCGCCTTCTATGTAAAGACCGACAACTGGTCGCCCTTTATGCCAAACGGATTCTCCGGCGTAATGAGCGGCGTGGCAGCGGTTTTCTTTGCCTATATCGGCTTTGATGCCCTGTCAACAACGGCCGAGGAATGCAAGGACCCATATAAGACGCTGCCGCGCGGCATGATCTATTCGCTCGTGATCTGCACCGTTTTATACGTGCTGCTCGCACTCGTGCTGACCGGCATGGTCAGCTATACAAAGCTCGCCGTGGGCGATCCGCTGGCGTTCGTTTTTGGCCCCGAGGGCGTAAATATCCCATGGGTCGCGGGCATCATTGCCGTCTCGGCGATCATCGCGATCGCGACCGTGCTGCTCGTTTTCCAACTTGGCCAGCCGCGATTGTGGATGGCGATGAGCCGCGACGGGCTGCTGCCAAAGATATTCTCGTCAATTCACCCGCGATTTCGCACGCCTTGGTTCTCTACTATCCTCACCGGCGTGCTCGTCGCCGTTCCCGCGCTCTTTATGAACCTGACCGAGGTAACCGACCTGTCGGTGATCGGCACGCTCTTCGCGTTCGTCATCGTCTGCGCAGGCGTGATGGTCAAGGACAAGGAATTTGCCGGGCAAAAGCGCTTTGTGCCCTACATCAATTCGATGCTCATCGGGCCCGCGCTCTTCATTATCGGCTGGGGAATCGTGATGTATGTCAATGGCGACGCCGTGCGCTCGTTCTTTACGGACTTCACGCCGTCGGCTCACGACATAAAGGCCGGCATCGAGACGGCCGGCGCGGTCTTTATGCACCGAATTCCCTACTTCGTTTTTGCGGTATTCACGCTCGTCATGGCCGTGCTCTGCTTCGTCAAACGCCTGACGCTCATACCGGTGCTCGGCGTGATGTGCTGCACGTATCTAATGACCGAACTCGGCTGGACAAACTGGTTCCGCTTCGGCATCTGGCTCGTGATCGGGCTGGTTGTGTATTTCCTGTATAGCTACAGCCATTCGAAACTGAATGATCGACCGACGGAGGAAGGGCCGCCAGCATAG
- a CDS encoding DUF4160 domain-containing protein: MSSIRKGGFRFFVYSNDHDPPHVDVRKGKGKMKIYLSVGTGMPKMGPRNRFFNDADARRAFELCCEAHGEMVALWEKVHGKKQSE, from the coding sequence ATGAGTTCAATAAGAAAGGGCGGATTTCGTTTCTTTGTCTATTCTAACGATCATGATCCGCCACACGTTGATGTGCGAAAGGGCAAAGGAAAGATGAAGATCTATCTCAGCGTCGGCACCGGCATGCCGAAGATGGGGCCGAGGAACCGGTTCTTTAATGATGCCGATGCCCGACGGGCGTTTGAGCTTTGCTGCGAAGCTCACGGGGAGATGGTGGCACTGTGGGAGAAGGTCCATGGCAAGAAACAAAGCGAGTAA